The following proteins are encoded in a genomic region of Haloarcula marina:
- a CDS encoding AMP-binding protein gives MSNESLAETERIVHEPSREYVESTNVWQFMQAYDIDDYDELIERTTTDVDGVDASGIEWFWDELVDYLGIEFYEDYDAVRDDTDGPQFTDWYPGGSLNLAHNVLDRHAAEDNERRNKVACIWEGEDGETRDITFHELHRQSNQVANALDARGVGRGDTVGLYMPMVPEVISILYGCFKVGAIAVPIFSGFGVDATATRLEDSDTAVVFSADGFYRRGSEIALKGTLDEAIAQADTEVSSVVVYERTGATTPWTDGRDERWADAVETQSDGYESAKLDASDPAMLLYSSGTTGKPKGIVHTHAGVQMQCAKELHFGFDVKPSDRFFWVSDIGWMMGPWTLIGNHTFGGTVFMYEGAPDYPEPDRFWEMIDRHSLTQFGISPTAIRALRKKGDDWVEGHDLSSLRVLGSTGEPWDPESWQWFYENVGRSEIPIVNISGGTEICGCFLMPMPTQPLKPCSLGGPGLGMDIDIVDSDGESIADTHERGYLVARDSCPSMTRSLWSGDERYLEEYWSTWDDLWDHGDWAQKDEDGFWFLHGRADDALNIAGRKVGPAEVEGAAMDHDGVNQAAAVGVPDDTTGTAVALYLVAEDGVAESDDLRSEVRALVGEELGKPFRPREVRFVDEFPVTQSGKIVRRAIQARHTGEDIGDLSSVENPGALDAIDDAR, from the coding sequence GAGTACGTCGAGTCGACGAACGTCTGGCAGTTCATGCAGGCGTACGACATCGACGACTACGACGAACTTATCGAGCGAACGACGACCGATGTCGATGGCGTCGACGCGTCCGGAATCGAGTGGTTCTGGGACGAACTGGTCGACTACCTCGGCATCGAGTTTTACGAGGACTACGACGCCGTTCGAGACGATACGGACGGGCCGCAGTTCACCGACTGGTACCCCGGTGGGAGCCTCAACCTCGCACACAACGTCCTCGACCGGCACGCGGCCGAAGACAACGAACGCCGGAACAAGGTCGCGTGCATCTGGGAGGGCGAGGACGGAGAGACGCGGGACATCACGTTCCACGAACTCCACCGACAGTCCAATCAGGTGGCGAACGCGCTCGACGCTCGCGGCGTCGGTCGAGGCGATACCGTCGGTCTCTACATGCCGATGGTCCCGGAGGTCATCTCCATCCTCTACGGCTGTTTCAAAGTGGGTGCAATCGCCGTCCCGATTTTCTCCGGGTTCGGTGTCGACGCGACGGCGACACGGCTCGAAGATTCAGACACCGCGGTCGTCTTCAGCGCCGACGGGTTCTACCGCCGCGGGAGCGAAATCGCGCTGAAGGGCACGCTCGACGAGGCGATAGCGCAGGCGGACACCGAGGTCAGTTCGGTCGTCGTCTACGAACGGACCGGGGCGACGACGCCCTGGACGGACGGCCGCGACGAGCGCTGGGCCGACGCCGTCGAAACGCAGTCAGACGGCTACGAGAGCGCGAAACTGGACGCGAGCGACCCGGCGATGTTGCTGTACTCCTCGGGGACGACCGGAAAGCCGAAAGGAATCGTCCACACCCACGCTGGCGTCCAGATGCAGTGTGCGAAGGAACTCCACTTCGGCTTCGACGTGAAACCCAGCGACCGGTTCTTCTGGGTCTCGGACATCGGGTGGATGATGGGGCCGTGGACGCTCATCGGGAACCACACCTTCGGCGGAACGGTGTTCATGTACGAGGGCGCGCCCGACTACCCCGAACCGGACCGTTTCTGGGAGATGATCGACCGCCACTCGCTCACGCAGTTCGGCATCTCGCCGACCGCGATTCGGGCGTTGCGGAAGAAGGGCGACGACTGGGTGGAGGGCCACGACCTCTCCTCGCTCCGCGTCCTCGGGTCGACCGGCGAACCGTGGGACCCCGAGAGTTGGCAGTGGTTCTACGAGAACGTCGGCCGGAGCGAGATACCCATCGTCAACATCTCCGGCGGAACGGAGATATGCGGCTGCTTCCTGATGCCGATGCCGACCCAGCCACTCAAGCCGTGTTCGCTCGGCGGGCCGGGCCTCGGGATGGACATCGACATCGTCGACAGCGACGGGGAGTCCATCGCCGACACCCACGAGCGAGGGTACCTCGTCGCGCGCGACTCCTGTCCCTCGATGACGCGGTCGCTCTGGAGCGGCGACGAGCGGTATCTGGAGGAGTACTGGTCGACGTGGGACGACCTCTGGGACCACGGCGACTGGGCGCAGAAGGACGAAGACGGGTTCTGGTTCCTCCACGGCCGCGCCGACGACGCGCTGAACATCGCCGGGAGAAAGGTCGGTCCCGCCGAGGTCGAGGGCGCGGCGATGGACCACGACGGCGTCAATCAGGCCGCCGCGGTCGGCGTCCCGGACGACACCACCGGAACCGCAGTCGCGCTGTACCTCGTCGCCGAAGACGGCGTCGCGGAGTCAGACGACCTCCGAAGCGAGGTGCGGGCGCTGGTGGGCGAGGAACTGGGGAAACCGTTCCGGCCCCGAGAGGTGCGCTTCGTCGACGAGTTCCCCGTCACGCAGTCCGGGAAAATCGTTCGCCGAGCTATCCAGGCGCGCCACACCGGCGAGGACATCGGCGACCTCTCGAGCGTCGAGAACCCCGGTGCGTTGGACGCAATCGACGACGCTCGATAA